One Clostridium estertheticum DNA segment encodes these proteins:
- a CDS encoding NADH-ubiquinone oxidoreductase-F iron-sulfur binding region domain-containing protein has protein sequence MTLRERKLWKQTSVEEIKDFVTQAYNQEAENLCPVDKMRAFTDSIRRTSCGECVICREGILQINVMAEGITQGTGRNGDIEVITEVSEDLIIGSCCNYGKEVGKITKKIIEDEQEQFEKHIKRKRCDTLVCKKFFSYYVAPEKCNGCGKCVDKCPKKVIAGGKDLIHVIGSSLCDRCGDCVTVCEAFAIQKAGAVVLKVPSEPIAVGSFEKQIENGGGLMARKRRRKSE, from the coding sequence ATGACATTACGTGAAAGAAAATTATGGAAACAAACATCTGTGGAAGAAATCAAGGATTTTGTAACTCAGGCATATAATCAAGAGGCAGAAAATCTATGTCCTGTTGACAAGATGAGAGCATTTACTGATAGTATAAGACGTACAAGCTGTGGAGAATGTGTAATCTGCAGAGAGGGGATATTGCAGATTAATGTAATGGCAGAAGGAATTACCCAAGGTACTGGACGCAATGGAGATATCGAAGTTATAACCGAAGTGTCAGAGGATTTAATCATAGGTTCCTGCTGTAATTATGGTAAAGAAGTTGGAAAAATCACTAAAAAGATAATAGAAGATGAGCAGGAACAATTTGAAAAACATATAAAAAGAAAAAGATGCGATACTTTAGTATGTAAGAAGTTTTTCAGTTACTATGTTGCACCAGAAAAATGTAACGGCTGTGGTAAATGTGTAGACAAGTGTCCTAAAAAAGTAATTGCTGGTGGCAAAGATTTAATTCATGTGATTGGGTCATCTCTTTGTGACAGATGTGGAGATTGCGTAACAGTATGTGAAGCATTCGCAATTCAAAAAGCAGGAGCAGTAGTACTTAAGGTTCCATCTGAACCGATTGCAGTGGGAAGCTTTGAGAAGCAGATAGAAAATGGCGGTGGATTGATGGCTCGCAAAAGACGTAGAAAAAGTGAATAA
- a CDS encoding deoxyguanosinetriphosphate triphosphohydrolase has product MNIRQRIETNESNIIMTYGALSINSKGRKISEELDDVRTCYMVDRDRIIHSKSFRRLQHKTQVYIKASSDHYRTRLTHTLEVAQIAKTIGKGIGLNEDLIEAIALGHDIGHVPFAHNGEEVLNDILPGGFRHNENSIRVLTKIEKLGAGLNLSVEVLDGILNHSGFSRKSGKAETLEGQVVRYSDKIAYVNHDIDDSIRAGLLKESMLPRTALEVLGTNHGKRIDTLVRDCIFNTLNNLDRDKIEVSLSEVVSGALGGLRNFMFENIYKGEILKEERQKAQFVVTQVFTYYYNNPQAMPDFYKCIVQEEGLDIGVADYISGMSDDYCLMLFNNLYLPKVVIY; this is encoded by the coding sequence ATGAACATTCGCCAAAGAATAGAAACCAATGAAAGTAATATAATTATGACCTATGGGGCCTTATCTATAAACTCAAAAGGACGAAAAATATCAGAAGAGCTAGATGATGTAAGAACCTGCTATATGGTAGATAGAGATAGGATAATACATAGTAAATCATTTAGGAGACTGCAGCATAAAACTCAAGTATATATAAAGGCTAGTAGTGATCACTATAGAACAAGACTTACACATACCCTGGAGGTTGCACAAATAGCTAAAACTATAGGTAAAGGTATAGGTTTAAATGAAGATCTAATAGAAGCTATAGCGCTAGGGCATGATATAGGGCATGTACCCTTTGCTCATAATGGGGAAGAGGTGCTTAATGATATTTTGCCAGGAGGGTTTAGGCACAACGAAAATAGCATTAGAGTGCTTACAAAAATTGAAAAATTAGGTGCTGGACTTAATTTAAGCGTGGAAGTACTAGATGGAATTCTCAATCATAGTGGCTTTTCTAGAAAGAGTGGAAAGGCTGAAACACTAGAAGGTCAGGTTGTTAGGTATAGCGACAAAATCGCATATGTTAATCATGATATAGATGATTCCATAAGAGCAGGATTATTAAAAGAGTCAATGTTACCAAGGACTGCCCTAGAAGTTTTAGGCACAAATCATGGCAAGCGAATAGATACCTTAGTTAGAGATTGTATTTTTAATACATTAAATAACTTAGATAGGGATAAGATAGAGGTATCACTTAGTGAAGTCGTATCAGGTGCATTGGGTGGTTTAAGAAATTTTATGTTTGAAAATATATATAAAGGAGAAATATTAAAGGAAGAAAGACAAAAAGCTCAATTTGTTGTAACGCAAGTATTTACATACTACTATAACAACCCACAGGCAATGCCAGACTTTTACAAGTGTATAGTTCAGGAGGAAGGATTAGATATAGGAGTAGCAGATTATATTTCTGGTATGAGTGATGATTATTGTTTAATGCTCTTTAATAATTTGTACCTCCCTAAAGTTGTTATTTATTAA
- a CDS encoding cupin domain-containing protein, giving the protein MNLENIKKSIVTNVYHIPADKKVALHKHPKHDEIFYCIKGDGFGVLEDREVELTIGKAFIVPAGEMHALRSDRNLYVSAFLIPVVEE; this is encoded by the coding sequence ATGAATTTAGAAAACATTAAGAAATCCATTGTAACTAATGTATATCACATTCCTGCGGATAAGAAGGTAGCTTTGCACAAACATCCAAAGCATGATGAAATTTTCTACTGCATCAAAGGTGACGGTTTTGGTGTGCTGGAGGATAGAGAAGTGGAATTGACAATAGGTAAAGCTTTTATTGTTCCTGCGGGAGAAATGCATGCTTTACGCTCAGATAGAAATCTGTATGTTAGCGCTTTTTTGATTCCTGTTGTTGAAGAATAA
- a CDS encoding FAD-dependent oxidoreductase: MREFETDVVVIGGGASGLAAAITAAENGAQVMMLEKANSTGGCANMAMGLLGVETKLQKERLIGLTREEAFEKFMDYTHWRSDAKLVKKYIDQSADTIEWLQEMGVEFALPSKYFPGSEATWHIVKPKTGNPGLRAAATMIKAMTERADELGVKILLETPVKGLIKEEGEVIGVTANDKDGELEVYAGAVIISTGGFGDSPEFIKKYTAYEWGKDLFSYRIPGLTGDGIQMAWDAGAAKDYMDMELVFFAPNTGGYAPIELPFRQPNVFVNLDGKRFYNEEVVENPVFSVNAISRQKNRVAFSIIDDKLIKKYEENGLDLINVVTSSMDMSYFNHEMEEAIKNGSDVLFIADSIEELAKKTSIDKEGLKATLESYNEACKTGDKDFGKNHKYMIPIDGSKFYALKFAPSAYGSLGGIKINDMTEVVTDDFKVISGLYAAGTDANSICNPDYVFVLPGNSLGFAVNSGRMAGNNAVEYIKTNLVEE; this comes from the coding sequence ATGAGAGAATTTGAGACAGACGTGGTTGTAATTGGAGGAGGAGCATCAGGACTTGCAGCGGCAATTACTGCAGCTGAAAATGGTGCACAGGTAATGATGCTTGAAAAAGCCAATTCTACAGGTGGATGTGCCAATATGGCAATGGGATTGCTTGGGGTTGAAACAAAACTTCAAAAAGAAAGATTAATTGGTCTTACAAGAGAAGAAGCATTCGAAAAATTTATGGACTATACACACTGGAGATCAGATGCAAAATTAGTTAAGAAATATATTGATCAGTCAGCAGATACAATTGAATGGTTACAGGAAATGGGCGTGGAATTCGCATTACCATCAAAATATTTTCCAGGCTCAGAAGCAACTTGGCATATTGTTAAGCCTAAAACTGGAAATCCAGGACTCCGTGCAGCTGCTACAATGATTAAAGCAATGACAGAAAGAGCAGACGAATTAGGTGTTAAAATATTATTAGAGACACCTGTAAAGGGTCTTATTAAAGAAGAGGGAGAAGTTATTGGTGTAACAGCTAATGATAAAGATGGTGAATTAGAAGTTTATGCTGGAGCAGTTATTATTTCTACAGGTGGTTTTGGAGATAGCCCAGAGTTCATTAAGAAATACACTGCATATGAATGGGGAAAAGACTTATTCTCATATCGTATCCCAGGATTAACTGGAGATGGAATTCAAATGGCATGGGATGCAGGTGCAGCTAAAGATTATATGGACATGGAACTTGTATTCTTTGCTCCAAATACAGGAGGGTATGCACCAATAGAACTGCCTTTCCGTCAGCCTAATGTTTTCGTTAATTTAGATGGAAAACGGTTTTACAATGAAGAAGTTGTTGAGAATCCAGTATTTTCAGTAAATGCTATTTCACGTCAGAAAAACCGTGTTGCATTCTCAATTATTGATGATAAATTAATTAAAAAATATGAAGAGAATGGCTTAGATTTAATTAATGTGGTAACATCTTCTATGGATATGTCATACTTTAATCACGAAATGGAAGAAGCAATTAAAAACGGAAGTGACGTTTTATTTATTGCTGATTCAATTGAAGAATTGGCTAAAAAAACAAGTATTGATAAAGAGGGATTAAAAGCCACGTTGGAAAGTTACAACGAAGCATGCAAAACAGGAGACAAGGACTTTGGCAAAAATCATAAATATATGATTCCTATTGATGGTTCGAAATTCTACGCTTTAAAATTTGCACCAAGTGCATATGGAAGTTTGGGTGGAATTAAGATTAATGATATGACAGAAGTAGTAACCGATGATTTTAAAGTTATTTCAGGATTATATGCCGCAGGAACTGATGCAAATTCAATTTGTAACCCTGACTACGTATTTGTTTTACCAGGCAATTCTCTAGGATTTGCTGTAAATAGTGGTAGAATGGCAGGTAACAATGCTGTTGAATATATTAAAACAAACCTTGTAGAAGAATAG
- a CDS encoding FAD-dependent oxidoreductase: MKMVSITIDGYTLEVESDKSVLNAALEADMYIPHLCHHPDLPDIGACRLCVVEIEGCDEIKTACTTKVEDGIVIHTKTEKLNAMRRLSMELMLANHVDDCTTCSKYLKCELQSLIQYLGVSTSRLKRTLNSVPVNTCNPLIVRDMNRCVSCGRCVRVCKEVRGVNVLDYEVTEDDRIMVDIRNHNSLTKENCRFCGACVEVCPTGALQDKEGVFKQNFNRELGLVPCKAECPANIDVPKYIRYIKEEKYQAAIAVIREKAPFPHSLGYVCMAFCENACRRKEINNSLSIRELKKFAAEHDQGLWRDKVTFKSKTNKRVAVVGSGPAGLTAAYNLAKCGHEVTVFEKSSVAGGMLLTGIPEYRLPRKAVKAEIAEIESIGVKIVTNAYVSSLEDLKAKGFDKILIAIGAGKGIRLAIDGANCENVYENIDFLKKVSLQKPVPLGEKVVVLGGGNVAFDCARVAKRLGAKDVTIACLESREDMTASADEIEEGTEEGITILNSRTFMDIENDGTTASGVKCQEVESFSFDENKRLQLQIAPDSEYVIPADTVIFAIGQRPEIPEGWNVPTGRGNSIVTEDEMKISDSDMFAVGDVVYGTNSVIRAIAAGRRAASAIDVALGGDGIIEDKLTEDVVLDPYIGKDEKFLYLEREKNGCEAIESRIQNFKEVNHCLSESSACREANRCLQCDLRTQITRPKLWAQYKVK, translated from the coding sequence ATGAAAATGGTATCGATTACAATTGACGGCTATACTTTAGAAGTAGAATCAGATAAAAGCGTTTTGAATGCAGCGTTGGAAGCAGACATGTATATTCCTCATTTATGTCATCATCCAGATTTGCCAGATATTGGCGCATGTAGATTGTGCGTTGTAGAAATAGAAGGATGTGACGAAATCAAGACAGCTTGTACTACTAAGGTAGAAGATGGAATAGTAATACATACAAAAACAGAGAAGTTAAATGCAATGAGAAGGCTATCAATGGAATTAATGTTGGCTAATCATGTTGATGATTGTACTACTTGCTCGAAATATTTAAAATGTGAATTACAGTCATTGATTCAATACTTGGGAGTAAGTACCTCTCGTTTGAAAAGAACATTAAATAGTGTACCAGTGAATACATGTAACCCACTTATTGTACGAGACATGAATAGGTGTGTGTCCTGTGGACGTTGTGTACGAGTTTGTAAAGAAGTTAGAGGGGTCAACGTTCTAGATTACGAAGTGACAGAAGATGATAGAATCATGGTTGACATTCGCAATCACAATTCTCTAACAAAAGAGAATTGCCGTTTTTGTGGAGCTTGCGTAGAAGTCTGTCCTACAGGAGCATTGCAGGATAAAGAGGGAGTATTTAAACAGAATTTCAATCGTGAACTTGGTCTTGTTCCATGTAAGGCAGAATGCCCAGCAAATATTGATGTTCCCAAATATATTAGATATATTAAAGAAGAAAAATACCAGGCTGCTATTGCAGTTATTCGTGAAAAAGCACCATTCCCTCACTCATTGGGATATGTTTGCATGGCCTTTTGTGAAAATGCATGTAGGAGAAAAGAAATCAATAATTCCTTATCAATCAGGGAATTAAAGAAATTTGCAGCTGAACATGATCAGGGATTATGGCGTGATAAAGTTACTTTTAAATCTAAAACAAATAAAAGAGTTGCAGTTGTAGGTAGCGGACCTGCAGGTTTAACAGCAGCATATAATCTTGCAAAATGCGGACATGAGGTTACAGTGTTTGAAAAATCATCAGTAGCTGGAGGAATGTTATTAACTGGTATTCCAGAATATCGTCTTCCAAGAAAAGCAGTTAAGGCAGAAATCGCAGAGATAGAAAGTATTGGAGTTAAAATAGTAACTAATGCATATGTGTCTTCACTTGAGGATTTAAAAGCTAAAGGCTTTGACAAAATTTTAATAGCAATTGGCGCTGGAAAAGGTATACGTTTAGCAATCGACGGAGCTAATTGTGAAAATGTTTATGAAAATATAGATTTTCTAAAGAAAGTTTCACTTCAAAAGCCAGTACCCCTAGGAGAAAAAGTAGTAGTTCTAGGCGGCGGTAATGTAGCATTTGACTGTGCAAGAGTAGCAAAACGATTAGGCGCAAAAGATGTCACAATTGCTTGTCTTGAAAGCAGAGAGGATATGACTGCAAGTGCTGATGAAATAGAAGAAGGAACAGAAGAAGGAATTACAATCCTTAATTCCAGAACATTTATGGATATTGAAAATGACGGGACTACTGCGTCAGGAGTGAAGTGTCAGGAGGTAGAATCATTTAGTTTTGATGAAAATAAAAGATTGCAGCTTCAAATAGCACCGGATTCAGAATATGTTATACCAGCAGATACAGTTATCTTTGCTATAGGACAAAGACCAGAAATACCAGAAGGATGGAATGTTCCTACTGGACGGGGCAATTCAATTGTAACTGAAGATGAAATGAAGATAAGTGACAGTGATATGTTTGCGGTTGGCGATGTAGTATATGGAACCAATTCTGTAATTAGAGCAATTGCAGCTGGACGTAGAGCAGCGTCTGCTATAGATGTTGCATTGGGTGGAGATGGAATAATTGAGGATAAATTAACAGAAGATGTTGTGCTTGATCCATACATTGGTAAAGATGAAAAATTTTTATATCTTGAAAGAGAAAAAAATGGATGTGAAGCTATTGAAAGCCGTATTCAAAACTTCAAAGAGGTAAATCATTGTTTAAGTGAATCTTCAGCTTGTAGGGAAGCAAACAGATGCTTGCAGTGTGATTTGCGTACACAGATTACAAGACCAAAATTATGGGCTCAGTACAAGGTTAAATAA
- a CDS encoding CotS family spore coat protein: MPSTAKNINNIDLLSEENVKKYILPQYNLTNADISQIKFKDTDKQRAVYKVQYFDECYCLKKVYYSVKDLLFVYSAIEWLYRNGIHVPRILKTKTNSRYINYNNMLFILTPWVDGIKCDYDNIDHILACSSNLANMHKVSINFTPICGSNIKEGYGTLGTSMYKHYESLLNFSNLAYKYDDAFSRLYLEHFDSSNKLAQCSTHIAYGMNQDNLTKSLCHLDYVNKNIIFDTNNEIWVIDFDKCRNDYCAHDISYCLRRLLKRDSTKWDLELAISFLELYDKILTLTLDDYKYILVYLAFPQRYWKISRDYYGNINKCNKKAFLNLLNNSTNKNEYQLDFAFGLKAYMENKFKTIL; the protein is encoded by the coding sequence ATGCCCTCCACAGCTAAAAACATAAATAACATAGATTTATTATCTGAAGAAAACGTAAAAAAATACATCCTCCCTCAATATAACTTAACTAATGCTGATATATCGCAAATTAAATTTAAAGATACTGATAAACAAAGAGCTGTATATAAAGTGCAATACTTCGATGAATGCTATTGTTTAAAAAAAGTTTATTACAGCGTAAAGGATTTATTATTTGTATATTCAGCTATAGAATGGTTATATAGAAATGGTATCCATGTACCTCGAATCCTTAAGACAAAAACCAATAGCAGATATATAAACTACAATAATATGCTATTCATACTTACTCCCTGGGTAGATGGTATTAAATGTGACTACGATAATATAGATCATATACTAGCCTGTAGTAGCAATCTTGCAAATATGCATAAAGTAAGTATTAATTTCACCCCTATATGTGGTAGCAACATAAAGGAAGGCTACGGGACCTTAGGCACTTCAATGTATAAGCACTATGAAAGCCTTCTTAATTTCTCTAATTTAGCTTATAAATATGATGATGCTTTTTCGAGACTATATCTTGAGCATTTTGATTCGAGTAATAAGCTGGCTCAATGTTCTACCCACATTGCTTATGGTATGAACCAGGATAATCTTACAAAATCATTGTGTCATCTTGACTATGTTAATAAAAATATTATATTTGATACTAATAATGAAATATGGGTAATAGATTTTGATAAATGTAGAAATGATTATTGCGCCCATGATATTTCCTACTGTTTAAGGCGACTTCTAAAAAGAGACAGCACAAAATGGGATTTAGAGCTCGCAATAAGCTTTTTAGAATTATATGATAAAATTCTAACTTTAACCTTGGATGATTATAAATATATTCTTGTATATTTAGCCTTTCCCCAAAGGTATTGGAAAATATCAAGAGATTATTATGGTAATATTAATAAATGCAATAAAAAAGCTTTCTTAAATCTACTAAATAATTCAACTAACAAAAATGAATATCAATTAGATTTTGCTTTCGGGCTTAAAGCTTATATGGAAAATAAATTTAAAACAATTTTATAA
- a CDS encoding MBL fold metallo-hydrolase produces the protein MSSIYEDLHQFSSYVPPIDLTFHQYLLLADESILVHTGSVQQAEALVPQLKDVLAGRTLRYIFISHFESDECGGLSLILKHFPEVKPICSEVTARQLSGFGITNDIIIKRPGEKLISNSYELEFINYPSEMHLWEGLLLMENKRGIFFSSDLVFRFGNAHSTVIEGNWQTEIENITPQQVPHPQQRAQLQQTLAQLNPKFVATGHGQCLKF, from the coding sequence ATGTCAAGTATTTATGAAGATTTACATCAATTTAGTTCTTACGTACCACCTATAGATCTTACTTTTCATCAGTATCTTTTATTAGCTGATGAATCTATATTGGTTCATACAGGCAGTGTACAGCAGGCGGAAGCTTTGGTTCCTCAGCTGAAAGATGTTCTTGCTGGTAGAACACTAAGGTATATTTTTATTTCACACTTCGAATCAGATGAATGTGGAGGTCTGTCACTAATATTAAAGCATTTTCCTGAAGTCAAGCCAATCTGTTCGGAAGTTACAGCAAGACAGCTAAGCGGCTTTGGTATTACAAATGATATAATAATTAAAAGACCAGGAGAAAAACTGATTTCTAATAGCTATGAGCTTGAATTCATCAATTACCCATCTGAAATGCATCTTTGGGAAGGATTATTGCTCATGGAAAACAAGCGTGGAATATTCTTCAGCAGTGATTTAGTATTCCGCTTTGGAAATGCACACAGTACAGTAATAGAAGGTAATTGGCAAACAGAAATAGAGAATATTACACCACAGCAAGTACCGCACCCTCAGCAAAGAGCACAGCTTCAGCAGACTTTAGCGCAATTAAATCCTAAATTTGTGGCTACTGGTCATGGCCAATGTCTTAAATTTTAA
- the dnaG gene encoding DNA primase, whose product MIAEDVIRKIKEQNDIVDVISESVKLKRTGRNYIGLCPFHNEKSPSFTVSQDKQIYKCFGCGEAGNVISYIMKERNVTFPDAARLLAERANISIEIDNEENNVQKDIYNKMYNINVEAARYFYDNLRKDKKAGAYFVNRGISETTMKKFGLGFSIDKWDGLLLYLKKKGYSELDLLNIGLIIKSPKGSYYDRFRNRIMFPVFDYKGKVIGFGGRVLDDSKPKYLNSPETTLFHKGYNLYGLNFVIKNNKSRTIIIVEGYMDCISLHQYGFSNVVASLGTALTINQAKLLKKYVDKVIISYDADFAGQAATLKGLETLRNEGFDLRVLIVPKGKDPDEYIKNNGQQAFQKLVDDALPIIDYRIKRASDGINFSNSEMLIQYVKKVTEIIVDLDPVEKDVHIKKISEQTGIKEQAIYDLLREEIDKNSKKTQKMNIQQDFGQKLYLEPAYIKAERNLLKFMFISGENCDYITETLSIDQLVLESHKIIYKLIVEYKNLAKDEKIKNIEFRCNDIECTKEWINTMEIEFDGDEEYHKKLINDCIKELKKFKLEESKKEIMNKIKKYESKGLLEESIKLAQKLIDVQKDIKQL is encoded by the coding sequence TTGATTGCTGAAGATGTCATCCGAAAAATAAAGGAACAAAATGATATTGTGGATGTAATATCTGAAAGTGTTAAACTTAAAAGAACTGGAAGAAATTACATTGGACTTTGTCCTTTTCATAATGAGAAGAGTCCTTCTTTTACTGTATCTCAAGACAAACAAATTTATAAATGTTTTGGGTGTGGTGAAGCTGGGAATGTAATTAGTTATATTATGAAGGAGAGGAATGTAACTTTTCCTGATGCTGCAAGGCTCCTTGCTGAACGAGCCAACATTAGTATAGAAATAGACAATGAGGAAAACAATGTACAAAAGGACATATATAATAAAATGTACAATATTAATGTAGAAGCTGCTAGGTATTTTTATGACAATTTAAGAAAGGATAAGAAAGCTGGAGCATATTTTGTAAACCGAGGAATCTCTGAAACTACTATGAAGAAATTTGGTTTAGGGTTTTCCATTGATAAATGGGATGGCTTGTTATTATACCTAAAAAAGAAAGGTTACTCTGAACTCGATTTACTAAATATAGGATTAATTATTAAAAGTCCTAAAGGTTCATATTATGATAGATTTAGAAATAGAATAATGTTTCCTGTGTTTGATTATAAGGGGAAGGTCATTGGATTTGGAGGAAGAGTTTTAGACGATTCAAAACCAAAGTATTTAAATTCACCTGAGACTACCTTATTTCATAAAGGATATAATCTTTATGGATTGAATTTTGTAATCAAAAATAATAAATCTCGAACAATTATAATTGTAGAGGGATATATGGATTGTATTTCACTTCATCAATATGGTTTTTCAAATGTCGTTGCATCCCTTGGTACGGCACTTACTATTAATCAAGCAAAATTATTAAAAAAGTATGTAGATAAAGTCATTATTTCCTATGACGCTGATTTTGCAGGTCAAGCAGCGACACTAAAGGGACTAGAGACATTAAGGAATGAAGGCTTTGATCTGAGAGTGCTAATAGTACCAAAGGGTAAGGATCCTGATGAATATATAAAAAACAATGGACAGCAGGCTTTTCAGAAACTGGTGGATGATGCTCTTCCTATAATAGATTATAGAATTAAAAGAGCAAGTGACGGAATAAATTTTTCGAATAGTGAAATGCTAATACAGTATGTTAAAAAGGTAACTGAAATTATTGTAGATTTAGATCCTGTTGAAAAAGATGTTCATATAAAAAAGATTTCTGAACAAACAGGCATCAAAGAACAAGCAATATATGACTTATTAAGAGAAGAAATTGACAAAAATTCAAAAAAAACTCAAAAAATGAATATACAACAGGATTTTGGACAAAAATTATATTTAGAACCAGCTTATATTAAGGCTGAAAGAAATTTATTGAAGTTCATGTTTATAAGCGGGGAAAATTGTGATTATATTACAGAAACCCTGTCCATAGATCAATTAGTACTTGAAAGTCATAAAATTATATATAAATTAATTGTTGAATATAAAAATTTAGCAAAAGATGAAAAAATTAAAAACATCGAGTTTAGATGTAATGATATAGAATGTACAAAAGAATGGATAAATACTATGGAAATTGAATTTGATGGCGATGAAGAGTATCATAAAAAACTTATAAATGACTGCATAAAAGAACTAAAAAAATTCAAGTTAGAGGAGTCGAAAAAAGAAATTATGAATAAAATCAAAAAATATGAATCAAAAGGTTTGTTAGAAGAATCTATAAAACTTGCCCAAAAACTTATAGACGTGCAAAAAGATATAAAACAATTATAG
- a CDS encoding MerR family transcriptional regulator: MTKLYSIGEVSRILNIPPKALRHYDEINLIKPSYIDVDTRYRYYNYEQFFIIDIIRYLNKILYVPLGDVKKLIDENKENDKLLTLLESHKEQLDKKIAELKYSKRITDGLIADIKYREKYPEKNEIYEQYLMNRNFYYIKLDISIYDIDKYVNRNTIDTINIDNSENNVMCSIYSLSKYEKTQKLQVKGFGIFSDKKIPGLKSKILPEGRYITKRFLYSEENCSAALRDLLRYAHTTNIKLDDTVYLVSKMINVSASSKYDYYMDLQIMHLI; the protein is encoded by the coding sequence ATGACAAAATTATATTCTATCGGTGAAGTGTCTCGCATTTTGAATATACCACCAAAAGCATTGCGCCATTATGATGAGATAAATTTAATAAAACCTTCTTATATAGACGTAGATACAAGATATCGCTATTACAACTATGAGCAATTTTTTATCATTGATATCATCCGCTATTTAAACAAAATACTTTATGTTCCATTAGGAGATGTAAAAAAATTAATAGATGAGAATAAAGAAAATGACAAATTATTAACTCTTTTAGAGTCGCATAAAGAACAATTGGATAAAAAAATAGCCGAACTTAAATACTCTAAAAGAATCACAGATGGTTTGATAGCTGATATTAAATATCGAGAGAAGTATCCAGAAAAAAATGAAATATATGAACAGTATCTCATGAATCGTAATTTTTATTATATCAAACTAGATATTTCCATTTATGATATAGATAAGTACGTAAATCGAAATACTATTGATACCATCAATATAGATAATAGTGAGAACAACGTAATGTGTTCTATTTATTCCTTATCTAAATATGAAAAAACACAAAAGCTTCAGGTAAAAGGGTTTGGTATATTTTCCGACAAAAAAATCCCTGGATTAAAATCAAAAATCCTCCCTGAAGGCCGTTACATTACCAAACGGTTCCTTTATTCCGAAGAAAATTGTTCAGCCGCTCTGCGTGATTTGCTAAGATATGCACATACCACTAATATAAAACTTGATGATACAGTTTATTTAGTATCAAAAATGATCAACGTATCTGCTTCTTCAAAATACGATTATTACATGGACTTACAAATAATGCATCTTATATAA